Proteins from one Gorilla gorilla gorilla isolate KB3781 chromosome 11, NHGRI_mGorGor1-v2.1_pri, whole genome shotgun sequence genomic window:
- the LOC129531947 gene encoding cyclin-dependent kinase 2-associated protein 2-like, with the protein MSYKPTTPAPSSTPGSSTPGPGTPVPTGSVPSPSGSGLGATAPFRPLFKDFGPPTIGCVQAMKPPGAQGSQSTYTELLLVTGEMGKGIRPTYAGSKSAAKCLKRGIIHP; encoded by the coding sequence ATGTCCTACAAACCTaccacccctgcccccagcagCACCCCCGGCTCCAGCACCCCTGGGCCAGGCACTCCGGTCCCTACAGGAAGCGTCCCTTCGCCGTCAGGCTCAGGGCTGGGAGCCACTGCCCCTTTCAGACCGCTGTTTAAAGACTTTGGACCGCCTACCATCGGCTGTGTGCAGGCCATGAAACCACCTGGTGCCCAGGGCTCCCAGAGCACCTACACGGAACTGCTGTTGGTCACAGGGGAGATGGGCAAAGGGATCCGGCCCACCTATGCTGGCAGCAAGAGCGCCGCGAAGTGCCTGAAGAGAGGTATCATCCATCCCTAG